The following coding sequences are from one Patagioenas fasciata isolate bPatFas1 chromosome 23, bPatFas1.hap1, whole genome shotgun sequence window:
- the KLHL17 gene encoding kelch-like protein 17 gives MEGGVQLLNRDGHSISHNSKRHYHDAFVCMNRMRQRGLLCDIVLHVGTKEIKAHKVVLASCSPYFHAMFTNEMSESRQTHVTLHDIDPQALEQLVQYAYTAEIVVGEGNVQTLLPAASLLQLNGVRDACCKFLLSQLDPSNCLGIRGFADTHSCSDLLKSAHKYVLQHFVEVSKTEEFMLLPLKQVLDLISSDSLNVPSEEEVYRAVLSWVKHDVDSRRQHVPRLMKCVRLPLLSRDFLMSNVDTELLVRHHSECKDLLIEALKYHLMPEQRGVLSNSRTRPRRCEGASTVLFAVGGGSLFAIHGDCEAYDTRTDRWHMVASMSTRRARVGVAAIGNKLYAVGGYDGTSDLATVESYDPVTNSWQPEVSMGTRRSCLGVAALHGLLYAAGGYDGASCLNSAERYDPLTGTWTSIAAMSTRRRYVRVATLEGNLYAVGGYDSSSHLATVEKYEPQVNTWTPIANMLSRRSSAGVAVLEGMLYVAGGNDGTSCLNSVERYNPKTNTWESVAPMNIRRSTHDLVAMDGWLYAVGGNDGSSSLNSIEKYNPRTNKWVAASCMFTRRSSVGVAVLELLNFPPPSSPTLSVSSTSL, from the exons ATGGAAGGGGGTGTGCAGCTCCTCAACCGCGACGGCCACAGCATCTCCCACAACTCCAAGCGCCACTACCATGACGCCTTCGTCTGCATGAACCGCATGCGGCAGCGGGGGCTGCTCTGTGACATCGTGCTCCACGTGGGCACCAAGGAGATCAAGGCCCACAAGGTGGTGCTGGCCTCGTGCAGCCCCTACTTCCACGCCATGTTCACAA ATGAGATGAGTGAGAGCCGCCAAACGCACGTGACGCTGCACGACATTGACCCCCAGGCCCTGGAGCAGCTGGTGCAATACGCGTACACAGCGGAGATCGTGGTGGGCGAGGGGAACGTGCAG ACACTTCTCCCTGCTGCCAGCCTGCTTCAGCTCAATGGTGTGCGGGACGCTTGCTGCAAGTTCCTACTCAGCCAGCTGGACCCGTCCAACTGCCTGGGGATCCGGGGGTTTGCTGACACGCACTCCTGCAGCGACCTCCTCAAGTCTGCGCACAAGTATGTCCTCCAACACTTCGTGGAGGTGTCCAAGACAGAGGAGTTCATGTTGCTGCCTCTGAAACAG GTGCTGGACCTCATTTCTAGTGACAGCCTCAATGTGCCGTCAGAGGAGGAGGTGTACCGGGCTGTGCTTAGCTGGGTCAAGCATGACGTGGACAGCAGAAGACAGCATGTCCCCAGG CTCATGAAGTGCGTGCGGCTGCCCCTGCTGAGCCGGGACTTCCTCATGAGCAACGTggacacagagctgctggtgcGGCATCACTCGGAGTGCAAGGACCTGCTGATCGAAGCCCTCAAGTACCACCTCATGCCAGAGCAGAGGGGGGTCCTGAGCAACAGCCGAACGAGGCCGCGGCGCTGCGAGGGGGCCAGCACCGTGCTCTTCGCTGTGG GTGGGGGGAGCCTGTTCGCCATCCATGGGGACTGTGAAGCCTACGACACGCGGACGGATCGGTGGCACATGGTGGCCTCCATGTCGACCCGCCGGGCCAGAGTGGGCGTCGCTGCCATTGGGAACAAGCTGTACGCCGTGGGCGG CTATGACGGGACCTCTGATTTGGCCACGGTGGAGTCCTACGACCCCGTCACCAATTCCTGGCAACCGGAGGTGTCCATGGGCACCAGGAGGAGCTGCCTGGGTGTAGCAGCGCTTCACGGGCTTCTTTATGCTGCTGGGGGGTACGATGGAGCCTCGTGCCTGAACAG CGCAGAGCGGTACGACCCTCTGACGGGTACCTGGACGTCCATCGCTGCCATGAGCACCAGGAGACGCTACGTCCGGGTGGCGACACTAG AAGGCAACCTCTATGCCGTTGGGGGATATGACAGCTCATCCCACTTAGCCACAGTAGAAAAGTATGAACCCCAG GTCAACACCTGGACGCCCATCGCCAACATGCTGAGCCGCCGGAGCAGCGCGGGGGTGGCCGTGCTGGAGGGGATGCTCTATGTGGCTGGTGGCAATGATGGGACCAGCTGCCTTAACTCCGTTGAGCGCTacaaccccaaaaccaacacGTGGGAGAGCGTGGCACCCATGAACATCCGCAG AAGCACCCATGACCTGGTGGCTATGGACGGGTGGCTGTACGCGGTGGGTGGCAACGACGGGAGCTCCAGCCTCAACTCCATCGAGAAGTACAACCCCCGTACCAACAAGTGGGTAGCGGCCTCCTGCATGTTCACACGCCGGAGCAGCGTGGGGGTGGCCGTGCTGGAACTCCTCAATTTCCCCCCACCCTCCTCGCCCACCCTGTCGGTCTCTTCGACGAGCCTTTGA